The nucleotide sequence AGTGGTCGGTCCGAGTTTCACCCCGATGGGGTTGGCGATCCGCGACACGAAGTCCAGGTGGGCACCGTCCATCTGACGGGTGCGCTCCCCCACCCAGACGAAATGGCCGGACAGGTCATAGGCGCGCGCGCCGTTGCCGTCGTTCTCGACCCGGGTGAGCGCGCGTTCGTACTCCAGGATCAGCGCCTCGTGGCTGGCGAACAGCTCCACCCCGTCCAGGGCGGCGTCGTGGACGCCGCAGGCGCGCATGAACCGGACGGCGCGATCGATCTCAGCGGCCAGCTGCTCGTAGCGGTTTCCGGTCTCGGTGTTGCGCGCGAATGCGGTGTTCCACGCGTGCACCTTCTCCAATGCGGCCAGGCCGCCGCCGGCGTAGGCCCGCAGCAGGTTCAGCGTGGAGGCGGCGGTGGAGTACGCGCGCATGATGCGGTGTGGGTCCGGGGTGCGTGCGGCGACGTCGCCGTGCAGCTCGTTGACCATGTCGCCGCGGTAGGAGGGCAACCCGAACGCGTCCAGATCGGTGGAACGGGGTTTGGCGTACTGGCCGGCCATCCGGCCCAGCTTCACGACCGGCATCGACGCGCCGTAGGTCAGCACCACCGACATCTGCAGCAGGATGCGCACCTTGCCGGCGATATCCGCCTGCGACGACGTGGCGAAGGTTTCGGCGCAGTCGCCGCCCTGCAGCAGAAACGCCTCGCCCCGGGCTACCTGGCCCAGCCTGGCGGTGAGCGCGTCGACCTCGGAGGCCACGACGAGCGGGGGCATCCCGGCCAGGGTCTGGGCCACCTCGCGCAGCACCGCCGGGTCGGGCCAGTTGGGCTGCTGAGCGGCCGGCAGCGAGCGCCACGCGTCAAGCTTCAGCGGGTCGGGCTGGATGGACATGCTCGGATCGGCCGTGATGCTCACCTGTCAAGGGTAGGCAGTCCCGCAACCCGTTCCGACAGCGGGCCGCCCGCGCCAGCGCTCAGCCGAAGAAGACTTCCGCCTCGCTGTAGAAGGAGGGCGGGACGGTCTTGAGCTCGGTCGTGGCCTCGGCCAGGGGCACCCGCACGATGTTCGTCCCCTGCAGCGCTACCATCTTGCCCCAGTCCTCGTCGTGGACGACATCGATGGCGTGCAGGCCGAAGCGGGTGGCCAGCACCCGGTCGAACGCGGTCGGAGTGCCGCCGCGCTGGATGTGGCCGAGCACCGTGGTACGGGCCTCCTTGCCCGTCCGGGCCTCGATCTGGCCGGCCAGCCACTCGCCGATACCCCCGAGCCGCACGTGCCCGAAGGCGTCCAGGCCCTTGTCGAGGGTGACCATCTCACCCTCGTCGGGCTGGGCTCCCTCGGCAATGACGATGATCGGGGCGTAGTGCGACTGGAAGCGGCTTTCCACGTAGGCGCACACGCGCTCCAGCGAGAATCGCTGCTCGGGAATGAGAATGACATTGGCACCGCCGGCGAGTCCGGCGTGCAGCGCGATCCAGCCCGCGTGCCGGCCCATGACCTCCACGATGAGCGCGCGGTGATGGGACTCCGCCGTGGTGTGCAGTCGATCGATCGCCTCCATCGCGATGTTCACCGCGGTGTCGAAGCCGAAGGTGTAGTCGGTGGCGTTGAGGTCGTTGTCGATGGTCTTGGGTACCCCGACCACGTTGACGCCCTGATCGTGCAGCTGGGTCGCCACCCCGAGGGTGTCCTCGCCGCCGATGGCGACCAGCGCGTCGATACCCATGTCGGCCAGGTTCTGGCGGATCCGGCCGACGCCGCCCTCGATCTTGTACGGATTGGTGCGCGAGGAACCCAGGATGGTTCCACCGCGGGGCAGGATGCCGCGCACTTCGGGAATTCCGAGCGACATGGTCAGGCCCTCCAACGGACCCTTCCAGCCGTCGCGGAAGCCGACGAACTCGTAGCCGTAGATGCCCGCGCCCTTGCGGACGACGGCCCGGATGACGGCGTTCAGGCCGGGGCAATCCCCGCCGCCGGTCAGCACCCCAATGCGCATACGAGCTGTCCTCTCACCGATCTCGCGTTCGCTGCCCGGTCGCGGGTGGTACTTACCCACCCTCAACCGCGAGCGAGCCTAACGCGATCTCGGTCCGGTTCGACAGCACCGCGCTGATGACGCGCCACTTGGCCAGGTTGTGGCGGGCATCGGCCAGGGCGTCATGGGCGTCGGCCGGGGCGGGCGGCAGCTCCGGCGAGCCGGCGAGTTCCCAGTGCTGGCGCAGTTCGTGGGTGAAGCGGGGGATCTGGCGCGGCAGTGCGCGCATGTCACCCCAGAGCTGGGCCAGTACGACGTGGTCGTAGCCGGCCAGCCACGCCCACAGTTCGATCGGTTCACCCGGCTCGGTCAGAAACGCCAGCAGGTCATCGCGGATCTGCCCCCGGGATCGCCACGCCCGGTCCGCCGGGGAGGGCAGTTGGCTCAGCACGTGCTTGCGCACCCACGGGATGGCCCGGGATTCGTCGAACTCGGTGGACACCGCGTAGAACTCGCGCCCGTCCTCGGCCACGGCGCCGATCGACACCAACTCGATCGTTCGGCCGTCCTCGATGAACTCGCAGTCGTAGAAGAAACGCACCAGGTGCTGCCTAGCCCGCTCGCTCGGACGACATCCGGTCGCTGTTCGTCGAGCCGACGGCGTCGGCGTGGTTGATTCCCCGCTTGGCTCCGAAGCCCAGGTCGGCTCCGGTGGCCAGCTTCACCTTGGCGGCGTAGGTGTCCACGTATTCCTGGCCCGACAGTTGCATGAGTTCGTACATGATCTCGTCGGTCATGGACCGTTCCACGAACCGGTCCCCGGCCATGCCCTCGTAGCGGGAGAAGTCCAGCGGCGTCCCGAACCGGATACCGGGCCGGGGACGCAGTCGCGGAAGCTTGCGCCCGGTGGGCTGCACCTTGTCGGTGTCGATCATGGCCACCGGGATCACCGGGACACCGGCCTCCAGGGCCATCCGGGCCACGCCCGTTTTGCCCTTGTACAGCCGACCGTCCGGGGATCGGGTTCCCTCCGGATAGATGCCCAGCAGATCACCCTGGGAAAGGATCCGGACGCCCGCGACCAACGCACCGCGGGCGGCGTCCTTGTCGTCGCGATCGATCGGGACCTGGCCGATGCCCGAGAAGAAGAGACGGGAACCAAGACCCTTCAGGCCCGGCGTCGTGAAGTACTCGGCCTTGGCCAGGAAGGTGACCCGGCGCCGCACCATCAGCGGCAGGAAGAAGGAGTCGCAGAACGACAGGTGGTTGCTGGCCAGGATCGCCCCGCCGTGCTCCGGGATGTTCTCCGCGCCCTCGACCCAGGGACGCCAGACCCCCTTCAGCCACGGGCCGAGCCCGATGTACTTCAGGAACCAATACAACACAGCCGCAGCCTCCTGAGGCACACATCGAGCGGGTCTTGCTGATTGGACGGTCACGAGCTGGGTGGAACCTGACCTTAGCCGTGCGGTGGCGCCCGGGACAATCGAGAGCCCGAGTGCGTGCGGGTGACAGGGCGGCTCGTAGCGTGATGTGATACCAGGCAGTAACCGCCGACCGATCCAGCCGCAGCTTTGCCCCGTCCCAGACACCGAGCTTCAAGGAGTCCCACCGTGCCCCTGTTATCCGGTGCCGAGCCGTTCTCCGCCGACGGGCCAGGCACGACCGGGCGGGTGGGGGTCCTGGTGAGCCACGGGTTCACCGGCACTCCGGCCAGCATGCGTCCCTGGGCTGAGCACCTCGCCGAGGCCGGGTACACGGTGCGCCTGCCCCGGCTCCCGGGCCACGGGACCCGGTGGCAGGACCTCAACGACACGAAGTGGACGGACTGGTACGGCGAGATCAGCCGGGCCTACGCCGAGCTGAGCGAGCGCTGCGACGCCGTCTTCGCGTGCGGGTTGTCGATGGGCGCGACGCTGGTGACGAAGCTGGCCGAGGACCACGGTTCGGCGATCGCCGGGCTGGTGCTGGTCAACCCCGCCTACGGGACGCTGCGCAAGGACGCCGCGTTCGCCCGGTACCTGACCTGGGCGGTGAAGTCTCGGCCGGGAATCGGAAGTGACATCAAGAAGGTTGGCGAGCGCGAACCGGGCTACGACCGCACCCCGTTGAAGGCGTTCGTCTCACTGCAGGCGCTGTGGAAGATCGTTGTGGCCGACCTGGGCAAGGTCAGCGCACCGATCCGCTTCTACCATTCCAGCGAGGATCACGTCGTCGACGATCTGTCCGGACGGCTCCTGCGCGCCGGCGCCACCGCGACCACCGTCGAGGAGATCACCCTCGCCGATAGCTATCACGTCGCAACCATGGACAATGATGCCGAGACCATCTTCGCCGGTAGCGTTGACTTCATCCGTCAGCACACGGCGGCATCGATCGAGGATTGACCTTCATGACGGGACCGGCATCCGCGCACCGCGGCCGACGCGACAACGGCCTGGACTCCGACCAGTTCGCGCCGATCGCGGACGTCGACCCCCGGCTGGCCGACCACCTGCTCGACGTCCTCGGCCTGCGGGACGTGCCCGCCTACGTCGAGCCGGCACCGCCGGGCCGGGCGGTGGTGGCCGACCGCCTGTTCGTCGCCTCCGACCGCACCGGAGACGCTCGCGACGTCATCGAACTCGTCGCGACCGAACTCGGGATCGAGGTCGCCCAGGGTCCGCAGCCGTTCAGCTCGCTGGAGGAGTCCCGGCGCCCGGATCCACTGGCCGGCGTCGACACAGACGCCGAGTTCGCCGCGATCATCTCGGGTCTGGAGGAGCTCGGCCGCCCACTGTTCTCCGAAGCCGTCTCCCCGGCGGTGCACGCGGTGTCCACCGGCGAGGACAGCACCCCCGAGGCCGTGGATCACTTCGTGCCGCCCGCCCCACCACCGATTCCACGTCCGTCGCTGCCCACGGCGATGGCCATCTTGGTGACGCTGCTCGGCGTCGCCCTGCTTGCCTTCGGCGGCATGGTGGGTCTGCCGCCGGACATGCCGCTGCCCTTCGGCGTACTGCTCATCGTCACCGGAGCGGTGTTGCTGGTGCTGCGCCTGCGTCCGGAACCGCGCGACGACTCCGACGACGACGGCGCGGTCCTGTAGGTCGTCGCTGCTGCCGGTAATGACGTCGGGACACACAGTGTCCGGGAAACGTTTGCTCGCCGGACATGTGGGTTGAGCCATACGGTCATTTCACGCCGTCACCGTGGGGTCCTGGAGGTGGCGATCATGATGACTGCCGAAGAAACCGTGTTCATCCTGTGGTGCCGGTTGACGGGCAACAACCCCGTCGATTTCGGCGACGACGAGCGGGAGGCCTTCATTGCCCGACCGCAGGTTGCCGAACTGGCGACCACGCCCTACGCCGTACTCCTCGACGCCGGCATCACGGCCGCCCGCCGCGGGTCGTTGCCGTTGGAACGCTGGATCAACGCCGTCCGCACGGTGCGCCTGGACTTTCCCGCGGTACGAACGGCCTGACGTCGAATCCGGCACTTCCACGCGACGGTGCACGGCGCAGGCCCGGTGCGCGTCACTAGGGTCAGGGTGTGCTGTGGACCGATGTCGTGACCGATCGGCTGCTCGCCCTGCCACCGACCTGCGGCACGGTCCGGGTGCTGGCCATCGACGGCGGGGCAGCCGCGGGCAAATCGACGTTGGCCGCCGACATCGCCCGGACCCTCGCTGACAGCGTCGTCGTGCACACCGACGACCTTCTCGACGGCTGGGACGACCAGTTCGGCTTCTGGGACCGGTTACGCACCCAGGTGCTCGATCCTCTGGCACAGGGGCGGACCGCCGACGTGCCGCAGTACGACTGGCACCGCCAGACCTTCGCCGATCCGCGACCGCTGCCGGTGCCACGGGTCCTCATCGTCGAGGGCGTGTCAGCCATCCAGGCCTGCGGCGGACGGCTCACGCTGGGCGTTCTGCTGCAGGTCGACCGCCTCGACCGGCAGCGTCGCTGGAGCGACCGGGACGGCGCACTGGGTCCGGCGGAACTCCGGTGGCTCGATCGCGAACAGGACTACTTCGCCGCACCGATCGACACCAGCGCCCCCGTCCTGGCGCTACGCGGTTAGCTCCGGCAGCCGGCTGTGCCCGGTCAGCCCCGGCGGCGGGCGAGATCGGCCGCTCCCACGAGTCCCGCCTCCGGTCCGAGTTCGGCCGGACGTACCTCCGCGGTGGGACGGAAACCCCGACCGGTCAGGGATTCGGCAAAGGTGGCCCGGGCCGGGTCGATGAGCAGCGCACCAGCCTCGGAGACACCGCCGCCGATCACGAACACCGTCGGATCGATCACTGCGGCGAGGTTGGCCAGGCCACGCCCGAGCCAGCGACCCATGGTCGTGTAGATCTCCACGGCAGCCGGGTCACCTTCACGCGCCGCCTCGGTCACGAGCGGGCCGGTGAGTGCGCCGGGCAGGCCGTTGGCCAACTGGAGCAGCCGGTGCGCCGCCACCGGGGAGATGTCGGCCAGCTCTCGCGCGTCGCGGGCCAGTGCGGTGCCGGATGCGTACATCTCCCAGCAGCCGCGATTTCCGCACGCGCAACGCCGGCCGTCCGGGACCACCGTCATATGGCCGTACTCGCACCCGACGCCGTACGCGCCCCGGTACAGCACGCCGCCGACGACCAGGCCACCACCGATCCCGGTCCCGAGCGTGACCATCACGGCCACCGGCTGATCGCGCGCGGCCCCGAACCGGTACTCGGCCCACGCCGCCGCGTTCGCGTCGTTCTCCACCACGACGGGCACGCCGATCCGCTCGCTGAGCGCGTCGCGCAGCGGCTCGTTCCGCCAGGCCAGGTGCGGCGAGAACAGCACGGTGGCCCGGTCATTGGCGATCCAGCCGGCCGCACCGATGCCGACCGCGACCACCGCATGCCGGGCGCTGAGCTCGGCCACCGCGTCGGCGATCACCGCCTCGGTCTCCTCCACGTCCGTACCCGGAGTAAGCCGTCGGGTCGTGTCGATCACCGCACCGTGTTCGTCGACCACCCCGGCCAGCACCTTGGTGCCGCCGATGTCCACCCCGATCGCCAGCGACATGCCGCTCAGTCTCCGTCCGAGAGGTCGATGCGTTGCACCCGATCCTGATCAGCTCTGTCGGCGGCCGGACGGTCAGTGCCGTCAGTGCCACCAGTGCCGCCAGAGCCGCCAGAGCCGCCAGAGGCGACGCTATCGGCCAGGGTGTGGAGGAAACCGGCGATCACGCCCTGCAGGTCGGCCACCCCGGCCACGAACTGCTCGGGCGAACGGTGGCCGCCCCGCATCGCCGAGATCAGCTGACACACCGGGCACCACGCACACTCCGGTGCGCCGTTGGCGATCCGGCTGGTCGCCGGATCGCGCACACTGCGATGCAGATAATCGCCCGCGGCGGTCAGCAGCCGCGCCAACTCCTCGGCGAGCGGCCCGGTGCCAGCGTGTGGCCCTGCTCCGGCGGCGTGCGGCCCGGTCGGTGGCGTGTCGGTCATTTGTCGATCATGCCTGAGGCCACAGCGACTCATCCGGGACGAACAGCAGTTCCAACTTCCCGCCGCTCACCCGCCCCGATTCGACGCGGCACCGCCGCAGCACGCTGGGCAAGCTGAGGACGCGGCGGTGCCCGGCGACCGTGACGACGAGTTCGTCCCCACTGCGACTGGCCTGAACGTCCTTGCGATCAGCCAGCGGCAGATGGACCACGAGCTTGAACTCCGGCGAGGCCGCCGAGCCCACCGACGTCACGTCCAGCAATGCCGGACCGGCAACGAGGACGGTCGGATCGTCGCCGGGCAGCTCCCGGTACAGCTGATCTGCGACCTCACGCAGGGCGTCCAGGCCCACCGGTTCGGTGTCCCGGTAGCCGCTGCGGCGAACCGGCAGTCCGGCGAAGGAATCCTCGATCGCGGCCAGGTGCTGTTCCTGCGCCCGGATCCACGCCCGTTGCCAGGACGACATCGGCTCGTCGCTGGCCGGGATGATGCGGTTGGCGATGACCTCGTCCACCTGGTAGCCGTAAAGCGCCAGCGCGGTGAAGGTACGCCGGGTCTCGGCCGCCACCACGGCCTCGGGGGTCAGGACGAGCCGGACCGCGGTCGTGGCCGGGTCGGCCAGCAGCTCACGCAGCCCCGACAAATCCTCGGCCAGGCGCAGGATGGCGTCGAAGGCAGCGTCGGGCGGTACGGTGCCCGACCGTCCCAGCAACGCGGCCAACGGACGTGCCCCTCGGGCCAGTGCGCGGTGCAGCGGGAAGACCCGTTGGAGGTACCAGCTCAAAGTGCCCGGCAACGCGAGCAACCGCAGTGTTTCCGCCGTCGGAGCGCAATCGACCACCAGGCAGTCCCACCGACCGGACTCGGCCAGCTCGCGGACTGCGAGCAGGGCGAGCACCTCCTCCACGCCGGGCAGGACGGTCAGCTCGGCGGCGGCGATGTCCTCGGCTCCGCCCGCACCCAACAGCCTCCGAAGGTAGTTCTGCAGTTGGTTCCAGGACTGCTCGAACCGGCGTTGGGTGTCGATCTGAGTGGCGAACAGTCCGGGCGCTACTTCACTGGGCTCGCCCGTCAGCGGCAGGGCCAACGCGTCGCCGAGGGAGTGCGCGGCGTCGGTCGACACGATCAGTGTCTTCAACCCGCGATCGGCAAGCCGGATCGCAGTCGCCGCCGCGGTCGTGGTCTTTCCGACGCCGCCCTTGCCGGTGAAGAGCAGAATGCGCATGCCGGCTCCGCTATCGCCGGGCAATCGAGGGGTGGGCCATGTCGGCTCAGCGCTCGGCTTGCTTCTTCAACTCCTTCAACGCCGTATCCATGATCACCTTCTCGGCCTTGCGTTTGAGCATGCCGAGCATCGGTATCGCCAGGTCGACGGCGAGACTGTAGGTGACCTCGGTGCCGCCGGTCACCGCCTTCAAGCTGTAGGAGCCCTGCTGGGACTTCTGCATCTGACCGGAGACCAGCGTCCAGGAAACCGCGCGGTCACCGTCCCAGGAGTACGCCAGCTCGTATTCGTCGCGGATCGCCGATGCCTCGATCTTGAACGCGACCCGTTCCGCCCGGCCATCGCTGCCCGCCTTGGTAACGGTGGCCGATTTCACCGACCCGGCCCACTCGGGGTAGGCGTCGAAATCGGCGATCACCGCCATGACCTTCTCCGGCGGGGCGCTGACGGTGATCGACTGCGTTGACTGATCGGCCATGCGCGACAGGCTACCGTCCCTCCAGATCGTCCTTCAGCGCCCAGAACACCCGCTTGGCGTGCCAGGCCAGGCGCTGCTCGGTGCGAGCCCGGCGCCGCGCGACCCGGCCCCCGTCGCGAACCCTGGGGTGCGCGCTGAGACGTGCCGGGTTCAGGCGGAGAAAGTGATGCAGGACGACGCCGTCCCGAACGGGTTCCAGCCAGAGCTCGACCGTGCCGGTGTAGTTGCCGCCGGCATCCCACTGCAGTCCTTTGAGCCCGCGGTCGCGCCGAACTCGCAGCGTCACCGAGGGCCACCACCGAGCCCAATTGTCCGGATCGGCCACCGCCGCCCGGACACGTTCGGGGGACGCGGCGATCCAGGTGTCGTCAATGAGGTGGATTTCTGGTCGCATTGCGGCAGGATCGCATAGCAACAACGTTTCTTCACCTTCATGTGGAGCATCGTCGGCAAACAAGTTACCGTTCGGTATCACGAATTCCCGTTGCATTCACGAGTACCCATGGGGCCGGTGCGAACGCCCGGAATCCGGTGGAATCGACAGCGTCGGAAAGGACACCACGCGTGCGTGAGCTGACCATCCCCAGTGCCGGTACCGCGAAGGAGAACAGCGCCGCGCGCTACGTTTACGAGCGCGCCGCGTCCTCCCCCGACAACGTGGCCATCCGGGTCCGCCAGGGCAGCGGTTGGGCAGACGTCACCTCAGCCGAACTGGCCGAGCAGGTCGGCGGCATCGCGAGGGGGCTGCTCGCCAGCGGGATCGACACCGGTGACCGGGTCGCCTTGATGAGCAAGACCCGCTACGAATGGACCCTGTTCGACTTCGCGATCCTGTCCCTGGGGGCGGTCGTCGTCCCGATCTACGAAACGTCCTCGGCCGAGCAGGTGCAGTGGATCCTGGCCGACTCCGAAGCCAAGGCCGTGGTCGTGGAGAACGAGGCCCACGCCGCGATCGTGGCCGAGGTACGCGAGCAGACGCCCGATCTGCAGCATGTCTGGCAGATCGATTCCGGTGCGGTGCAAAGTCTCATCGGTGCGGGCGCCGAGATCGATATCGCCGAGGTACACAAGCGTCTGGACGCGACTCAGCCGTCCGACCTGGCCTCCCTGATCTACACGTCCGGAACCACGGGCCGGCCCAAGGGCTGCGAACTCACCCACGCCAACTTCCTGGCCGAGGTCTTCGAGATCGTCAGCGGGCTCGACCACTTGTTCAACGCCGAGTCCTCCACCCTGCTCTTCCTGCCGATTGCGCACGTATTCGGCCGGGTCATCGAAATCGGTGCGATCGCGACCGGCACCACCCTCGGGCACACCGCCGACATTCGTAATCTGGTCGCCGATCTCGGCGTTTTCAAACCCCGCTTCGTGCTGAGCGTGCCCCGGGTGTTCGAAAAGGTCTACAACACCGCCAAGCAGCGGGCGCACTCGGAGGGCAAGGGCCCCATCTTCGACCGGGCCGAGCGGGTGGCCATCGCCTACTCCGAAGCTCTGGACGGCCGCGGACCGGGCCTCGGTCTGAAACTTCAGCACACCCTTTTCGACAAGCTCGTCTACGGCAAGCTGCGCGCGGCGCTCGGCGGCCGGTGCGAATCGGCCATCTCCGGCGGCGCACCGCTCGGCGCGAGGCTCGGCCACTTCTTCCGGGGCATCGGGGTGACGATCTTCGAGGGGTACGGCCTGACCGAGACCACCGCCGGGATCTTCCTCAACGTGCCGGACAAGGTCAAGGTCGGTTCGGTGGGGCGCCCGGTCGGCGGCACGAGCGTACGGATCGCCGAGGACGGAGAGGTCCTGCTCTCCGGCCCCGTGGTCTTTGCCGGCTACTGGCGAAATCCCGCCGCCACCGCCGAGGCCATCGAGGAGATCGACGGCAAACGCTGGTTCCACTCCGGCGACATCGGGGTGATCGACAATGACGGCTTCCTGACGATCACCGGCCGCAAGAAGGAACTCATCGTCACCGCCGGCGGCAAGAACGTCGCCCCGGCCGTGCTCGAGGACCGGGTGCGCGCGCACTGGCTGGTCAGCCAGTGTCTGGTTGTCGGCGACCAGCAGCCGTTCATCGCCGCGCTCATCACCGTCGATCCGGAATCCTTCCCCGCGTGGCTCAAGCAGGCCGGCAAGCCCGAGGACGCTGCCATGGCCGACATGGTCGACGATCCCGACCTGCACGCCGAGCTACAGAAAGCCGTCGATGATGCCAACAAGGCGGTGTCGAAGGCGGAGGCCATCAAGAAGTTCACGGTGCTGCCCGAGGACTGGACGGAGGCCACAGGCCAGCTCACGCCGTCGCTGAAGCTCAAGCGCAATCTGGTGCTCTCCGAATGCAAGGACGAGATTGCCTCGCTCTACTCGGGCGATTCTCGCTCCTGATCCGCCCTACAGCTGCAGCAGTTCCGCCAGCCGGTCGGCGATCTGATCCCACTGCCAGCGCTCGGTGACCCACCGGCGGCCGGCCTGCCCGTAACGGCGGGCACGGTCCGGTTCACCGAGCAGCCCAGCGAGGGCGTCAGCCAGCGCCCGGACGTCTCGCCCGTCGAGGACTTCGCCGGTGGAGCCGGCCACCACTGCATCGGGGGCCCCGCCCGAGTCACCTGCGAGCACCGGCAGCCCCACCGCCGACGCCTCCAGGAAGACGATCCCCAAGCCCTCGACGTCCATGCCGAACCGGCGTGTCCGGCAGGGCATGGCAAAGACCTGCCCCGCGGCGAAATGCGCCGGGAGTTCGGCGTAGGGCACACCGCCGGTGAAGACGACGTGGTCCTCGACGCGTTCGTCGCGGGCCAGCCGTCGCAGGCGCTGCTCATCGGGACCGCGACCGACGATGAGTAGCGTCGCGTTCGGAATCGTCCGCCGGACGAGCGGCAGGGCACGGATCAACGCATCCTGCCCCTTGCGCGGCACCAGGCGCGAGACGCACACGATCACCTTCGCATCGGTCAGCGCGTACCGTTCGCGGATCGCCCGACCGTCGGCCTCGGGAGCGAAGAATTCGGTGTCGACCCCCGGGGTGAGCTGAGCCATCAACGGATGCGAACCGAACGCGGGTGCGAGCCGGTGCCGGGTGTACTCGCCGAGGTAGGTGACGACGTCGACGGTGTTGCCGATCCGCCGCAGGGCCTGACGCGCGCCGGGCAGCATCGCCCAGCCGACCTCATGGCCATGAGTCGTCGCGACCTGCCGGCGAATTCCCCGACGGGAAAGGGTAGAAGCGAGCAGGCCGAGCGGTGCGGACGCGCCGTACCAGACACGGGTGCTGCCGAGGTCGGCCACGGTGTCCGCGATGCGACGGGCGGCGGCAGGTGTGGGAATCAGCAATCCGGTCGGATGCCTGCGGACCGGGAAACTCTGCTGAGCATCGAACGCCGCCGCTCCCGCGAAGTCCGAGCAGTACACCGCCACCCGGTCGGCGGGCAGACGCCGCACAAGCTCGTGGACGAACGATTGGATTCCCCCCTGCCGTGGCGGGAAGTCGTTGGTCACGACAAGCAGGTCACGCACCGGCACCATTCTGCTTGATGGGGACGGTGCTCATTCCCGCAGGACCGTCTTCAGTTCCGAGCGCCAGGCCTCGGTGAAGCGCGCCGTACTCAGACCGAGGACCGAGCGCAATCCTCGGTCCGCGGCCGTGGCCGGGTCCGCCGCGGCGGCCGCACTGACCGCCTTGTAGAACCGGACCAGTCCGGCCTGGCCCACCCGGTGTGCGATGAGCACGCAGGCAAGCCAGGATTCCTCGTACTGCTGGGCCAGCCTGCCGTCCGTGCCGGCAAAGTCGGCGTTGCTCGGCAGCGAGCTGGGCATCCGGCCCTGAGCGAGTTCGTCGGCGAGCTCACGCGCCGTTGCCGCGGGGGACATCGTCGAGCCGAGGTTGCCGACGTAGTCGGCGAAACCTTCGATCACCCAGGTCGGCATCCGGTCGTTGGTGACGGCCCGCGCGGCGATGTGGGTCAGTTCGTGCTGGATGACCAGCCGGCGGCCATGATCGTCGAGCTTGGCCAGGTTGGCGGGATTGAGCACGATGCGGGCACCGAGGACCGTTCCGTCCGGCTCGACGGAATCGGCGATCGAGACCGCGGCGAGGTCGGCCGTGTTGCTGGTATCGGCGGTCACGGCCGCGAACTCCTGCTGGCTGGACGGCAGGAGGACCGCGACGTCCTCGTGCCACGGACCTCCCCAGACCGACTTGACGACCGGGACGGCCGCCTCGACCAGCGCAGCAAAGGTGGCCATCTGATCGCGGTGATCGGGATGGGCCAGGACGAGTGTGTGCGGCCCGCGGCGCACGACGAGCGGGCCGAAGTCCCACGGACCGGACCAGGACTTGCCCCCGGCGACGGCCGCATCGTCGTCCGCGGCCAGCTTCCAGGATCGGCCCCGCAGGACGGCCGTCAGCCACAGATCCTTGGATGTGGGCGCGGGGTCGACCCCGGAGAAGGCGTATTGCAACTGCACGTGAACGACGACGACCCGGCCACCCAGCCGCGAGGCCGCTGGACCGAGCACGTCGGTGCTCGTCACCGGCGCCAGCAGAACGTAACGCCACGTCGTCAGTGGGACGCCGGCCAGGTCGGCGTACACCGCGCGTTCATGGCTGCGGTAGCCGGTCGCGGCCGGAGTGGGGTCCAGCGCGGCGTCCCAACCCGCGCTGTCGCGGGTGGTGAGTGCCGTCGCCTGGGCGGCCA is from Jatrophihabitans telluris and encodes:
- a CDS encoding ROK family glucokinase translates to MSLAIGVDIGGTKVLAGVVDEHGAVIDTTRRLTPGTDVEETEAVIADAVAELSARHAVVAVGIGAAGWIANDRATVLFSPHLAWRNEPLRDALSERIGVPVVVENDANAAAWAEYRFGAARDQPVAVMVTLGTGIGGGLVVGGVLYRGAYGVGCEYGHMTVVPDGRRCACGNRGCWEMYASGTALARDARELADISPVAAHRLLQLANGLPGALTGPLVTEAAREGDPAAVEIYTTMGRWLGRGLANLAAVIDPTVFVIGGGVSEAGALLIDPARATFAESLTGRGFRPTAEVRPAELGPEAGLVGAADLARRRG
- a CDS encoding ArsA family ATPase encodes the protein MRILLFTGKGGVGKTTTAAATAIRLADRGLKTLIVSTDAAHSLGDALALPLTGEPSEVAPGLFATQIDTQRRFEQSWNQLQNYLRRLLGAGGAEDIAAAELTVLPGVEEVLALLAVRELAESGRWDCLVVDCAPTAETLRLLALPGTLSWYLQRVFPLHRALARGARPLAALLGRSGTVPPDAAFDAILRLAEDLSGLRELLADPATTAVRLVLTPEAVVAAETRRTFTALALYGYQVDEVIANRIIPASDEPMSSWQRAWIRAQEQHLAAIEDSFAGLPVRRSGYRDTEPVGLDALREVADQLYRELPGDDPTVLVAGPALLDVTSVGSAASPEFKLVVHLPLADRKDVQASRSGDELVVTVAGHRRVLSLPSVLRRCRVESGRVSGGKLELLFVPDESLWPQA
- a CDS encoding SRPBCC family protein, producing MADQSTQSITVSAPPEKVMAVIADFDAYPEWAGSVKSATVTKAGSDGRAERVAFKIEASAIRDEYELAYSWDGDRAVSWTLVSGQMQKSQQGSYSLKAVTGGTEVTYSLAVDLAIPMLGMLKRKAEKVIMDTALKELKKQAER
- a CDS encoding SRPBCC family protein, whose translation is MRPEIHLIDDTWIAASPERVRAAVADPDNWARWWPSVTLRVRRDRGLKGLQWDAGGNYTGTVELWLEPVRDGVVLHHFLRLNPARLSAHPRVRDGGRVARRRARTEQRLAWHAKRVFWALKDDLEGR
- a CDS encoding AMP-dependent synthetase/ligase, with the protein product MRELTIPSAGTAKENSAARYVYERAASSPDNVAIRVRQGSGWADVTSAELAEQVGGIARGLLASGIDTGDRVALMSKTRYEWTLFDFAILSLGAVVVPIYETSSAEQVQWILADSEAKAVVVENEAHAAIVAEVREQTPDLQHVWQIDSGAVQSLIGAGAEIDIAEVHKRLDATQPSDLASLIYTSGTTGRPKGCELTHANFLAEVFEIVSGLDHLFNAESSTLLFLPIAHVFGRVIEIGAIATGTTLGHTADIRNLVADLGVFKPRFVLSVPRVFEKVYNTAKQRAHSEGKGPIFDRAERVAIAYSEALDGRGPGLGLKLQHTLFDKLVYGKLRAALGGRCESAISGGAPLGARLGHFFRGIGVTIFEGYGLTETTAGIFLNVPDKVKVGSVGRPVGGTSVRIAEDGEVLLSGPVVFAGYWRNPAATAEAIEEIDGKRWFHSGDIGVIDNDGFLTITGRKKELIVTAGGKNVAPAVLEDRVRAHWLVSQCLVVGDQQPFIAALITVDPESFPAWLKQAGKPEDAAMADMVDDPDLHAELQKAVDDANKAVSKAEAIKKFTVLPEDWTEATGQLTPSLKLKRNLVLSECKDEIASLYSGDSRS
- a CDS encoding glycosyltransferase family 4 protein produces the protein MVPVRDLLVVTNDFPPRQGGIQSFVHELVRRLPADRVAVYCSDFAGAAAFDAQQSFPVRRHPTGLLIPTPAAARRIADTVADLGSTRVWYGASAPLGLLASTLSRRGIRRQVATTHGHEVGWAMLPGARQALRRIGNTVDVVTYLGEYTRHRLAPAFGSHPLMAQLTPGVDTEFFAPEADGRAIRERYALTDAKVIVCVSRLVPRKGQDALIRALPLVRRTIPNATLLIVGRGPDEQRLRRLARDERVEDHVVFTGGVPYAELPAHFAAGQVFAMPCRTRRFGMDVEGLGIVFLEASAVGLPVLAGDSGGAPDAVVAGSTGEVLDGRDVRALADALAGLLGEPDRARRYGQAGRRWVTERWQWDQIADRLAELLQL